A window of Synechococcus sp. MEDNS5 contains these coding sequences:
- a CDS encoding ABC transporter ATP-binding protein: MADAIPPERRPVAELRAVDKVYGAGDTQVRALDGLDLTVLQGDYLAVMGASGSGKSTAMNILGCLDRPTSGSYLLNGHAVEQLDDDALADLRNQELGFVFQQFHLLPHATAMENVMLPMIYAGIDVNQRRDRARAALERVGLGDRLENRPNQLSGGQQQRVAIARAIINQPALLLADEPTGALDSRTTDDVLNLFDSLHSQGITVVLVTHEDDVAARAERVAHFRDGQVERWEIPETKTGPSKHL, encoded by the coding sequence TTGGCTGACGCCATCCCACCCGAACGTCGGCCGGTTGCTGAATTGAGAGCAGTCGACAAGGTGTATGGCGCAGGGGACACCCAGGTACGAGCATTGGATGGACTTGATCTCACGGTGTTGCAAGGGGACTACCTCGCCGTGATGGGTGCCAGCGGATCCGGCAAGAGCACCGCCATGAACATCCTTGGCTGCTTGGATCGCCCCACCAGTGGGTCGTACCTTCTGAATGGCCATGCGGTCGAGCAGCTCGACGATGATGCGCTCGCCGATCTACGCAACCAGGAACTGGGATTCGTGTTCCAGCAGTTCCACCTGCTTCCCCATGCCACGGCCATGGAGAACGTGATGCTGCCGATGATCTACGCCGGAATTGATGTGAACCAGCGGCGGGATCGCGCCCGTGCAGCCCTGGAGAGGGTTGGCCTGGGGGATCGCCTCGAGAACAGACCGAATCAACTGTCTGGAGGCCAGCAGCAGCGCGTGGCCATTGCAAGGGCCATCATCAATCAACCCGCGCTCCTGCTCGCCGATGAGCCGACCGGAGCCCTCGATTCACGCACAACAGACGACGTTCTCAACCTGTTCGACAGCCTGCACAGCCAAGGCATCACCGTGGTTCTTGTCACCCACGAAGACGACGTGGCAGCCCGCGCAGAGCGTGTGGCGCATTTCCGCGATGGACAGGTGGAACGCTGGGAAATCCCGGAAACGAAAACAGGTCCTTCAAAACACCTCTGA
- a CDS encoding aminotransferase class I/II-fold pyridoxal phosphate-dependent enzyme, whose product MLTSERLARLGSGVFDRNDRRKAQYCLGSRHPQQPLIDLSLGSTDLAPPAEVIAAMAGALQDPISSAYCLHAGTEAFRQAAAAWCERRFGVAVDAETEVLLLVGSQEGTAHLPMAVLDPGESALILDPSYPSHRGGLELADASIHTLPLHAERGWAPDYSSLTTEQWRQLRLMVLGFPHNPTACTGDQVWLDEAMAHCHRHDLVLAHDNPYVDLALDGEAPALLRCPQWKERGIEFFSLSKGWCLGGFRLAFAVGAAPLISALRQLKGVVDFNQCRALQQGAVLALDRFADWPGSLRPVYRDRRDRMLRSLERIGWSVPQPSMALYLWMPLPSWARSRGWSDEHLAAEVLEHCGVALTPGSGFGAAGAGWLRLALVRPSADLESAVDRLAPWWALQS is encoded by the coding sequence ATGCTCACCTCTGAACGCCTGGCCCGGCTGGGCAGTGGTGTTTTCGATCGGAATGATCGCCGCAAAGCCCAGTACTGCCTTGGGAGTCGTCATCCCCAGCAGCCGCTGATTGATCTTTCGCTCGGCTCAACCGATCTGGCCCCACCTGCAGAGGTGATCGCGGCCATGGCTGGTGCGCTTCAAGATCCCATCAGTTCGGCGTACTGCCTGCATGCCGGAACCGAAGCGTTCCGACAAGCAGCGGCCGCTTGGTGTGAGCGTCGCTTCGGTGTGGCGGTTGATGCTGAAACCGAAGTGCTGTTGTTGGTGGGGTCCCAAGAGGGGACCGCCCATCTGCCGATGGCCGTTTTGGATCCAGGCGAGAGCGCCTTGATCCTTGATCCCTCCTATCCCTCCCATCGCGGCGGTCTCGAACTGGCGGATGCCTCCATCCATACGCTGCCGCTTCACGCCGAGCGGGGATGGGCTCCCGACTATTCCAGTCTCACGACTGAGCAGTGGAGGCAATTGCGCCTGATGGTTCTTGGGTTTCCCCACAATCCCACCGCTTGTACAGGGGATCAGGTTTGGCTCGATGAAGCGATGGCGCACTGCCATCGCCATGATCTCGTTCTGGCGCATGACAACCCTTACGTTGATCTGGCTCTGGACGGAGAGGCGCCGGCTCTCCTGCGCTGTCCCCAGTGGAAAGAGCGGGGCATTGAGTTCTTTTCCCTGTCCAAGGGCTGGTGCCTGGGGGGATTCCGTCTGGCCTTTGCCGTGGGGGCTGCACCCCTGATCAGCGCCCTCCGGCAACTCAAGGGCGTGGTGGATTTCAATCAGTGCCGTGCCCTGCAACAGGGAGCGGTGCTTGCGCTGGATCGCTTCGCCGATTGGCCAGGATCCCTGCGCCCTGTCTATCGGGATCGCAGGGATCGCATGCTGCGTTCCCTGGAGCGAATCGGCTGGTCGGTGCCCCAGCCCTCCATGGCCTTGTATCTATGGATGCCCCTGCCGTCCTGGGCCCGCTCTCGAGGCTGGAGCGATGAACACCTGGCCGCTGAAGTGCTCGAGCATTGCGGTGTGGCGCTCACTCCCGGTTCTGGATTTGGAGCAGCCGGAGCAGGATGGTTGCGACTGGCCTTGGTGCGCCCTTCGGCCGACCTCGAGTCTGCTGTGGACCGGCTTGCGCCCTGGTGGGCACTCCAGAGCTGA
- a CDS encoding DUF721 domain-containing protein → MGRAPKSQRRRFGKGELLMPAPPEPAQSIRGCLDRLNQQWRQDGSMAALWQDWPKLAGPSLAEHCRPLSLRQGVLSVGASHPQWRQALLYSKLQLLAAIRAAGHPVRDLRILQHHTARRSDPGDPLDEWNRHPSRMDVHGMATCPRCGSPAPTGEMAYWGHCSFCRSADLGSEAASGADQ, encoded by the coding sequence ATGGGAAGGGCTCCGAAATCACAGCGACGCCGCTTCGGCAAGGGTGAGCTCTTGATGCCGGCGCCTCCTGAGCCGGCACAGTCAATCCGCGGATGTCTGGACCGGCTGAACCAGCAATGGCGTCAGGACGGTTCGATGGCAGCGCTATGGCAGGACTGGCCGAAGCTGGCAGGACCGTCCCTGGCTGAACATTGCCGGCCTCTATCCCTGAGACAGGGGGTGCTCAGCGTGGGTGCCAGCCATCCCCAGTGGCGCCAGGCTCTGCTGTACAGCAAGCTTCAACTTCTCGCCGCGATCCGTGCTGCCGGTCACCCCGTGCGCGACCTTCGCATCCTGCAACACCACACGGCCCGCCGATCTGATCCAGGGGACCCTCTGGACGAATGGAACCGCCATCCCAGCCGCATGGATGTTCATGGAATGGCGACCTGCCCGCGCTGCGGATCACCGGCGCCGACGGGAGAGATGGCCTACTGGGGCCATTGCAGCTTCTGCAGAAGCGCCGACTTGGGCTCGGAGGCTGCCAGCGGCGCCGATCAGTAA
- the topA gene encoding type I DNA topoisomerase has protein sequence MAHTLVIVESPTKARTIRGFLPKAFRVEASMGHVRDLPNNASEIPAAHKGQKWANLGVNTEADFEPLYVVPKDKKKLVKELKDALKGADQLLLATDEDREGESISWHLLQLLAPKIPVKRMVFHEITKEAIGRALDQTRELDMELVHAQETRRILDRLVGYTLSPLLWKKVAWGLSAGRVQSVAVRLLVQRERARRAFRSGSYWDLKAALEKAGTRFEAKLTHLEGQRIATGNDFDESTGGLKDGSKVRLLSEDEARNLSAAVESAGWSVTAVEEKPTVRRPVPPFTTSTLQQESNRKLRLSARETMRCAQGLYERGFITYMRTDSVHLSDQAISAARSCVESRYGKEYLSKSVRQFSTKSRNAQEAHEAIRPAGESFRAPQDTGLDGRDLALYELIWKRTVASQMAEARLTMLSVDLSAADAVFRASGKRIDFPGFFRAYVEGSDDPDAALEGQEVLLPSLSVGDAPSLKDVEALGHQTQPPARFSEASLVKMLEKEGIGRPSTYASIIGTIVDRGYATLLNNSLTPSFTAFAVTSLLEAHFPDLVDPGFTARMENTLDEISHGTVQWLPYLEEFYKGDQGLESQVHQREGDIDPGASRTIDLEGLPCVVRIGRFGAYLESKRVGEDGEEELIKATLPREITPADLDHDQAELILKQKADGPEALGEDPETGDLVYLLFGQYGPYVQRGQVSDENPKPKRASLPKGVKPEDLSLDDALGLLRLPRLLGEHPDGGKVQAGLGRFGPYVVWDKGKGEKDYRSLKGDDDVLAVGLTRALELLAMPKRGRGGRTALKDLGIPEGSEETIQVYDGPYGLYVKQGKVNASLPEGKGAEDITLEEAVELLAAKASTKKSSSRNSAAAKKPAAKKPAAKKPAAKKPAAKKPPATTKSGRLRASAVRVIRPGDS, from the coding sequence GTGGCGCACACCCTGGTCATTGTTGAAAGCCCTACCAAGGCCCGCACCATCCGTGGATTCCTGCCAAAGGCCTTCCGCGTGGAGGCTTCCATGGGCCATGTCCGTGACCTCCCGAACAACGCCAGCGAGATTCCAGCGGCTCATAAAGGGCAGAAATGGGCCAATCTTGGTGTGAACACCGAAGCCGACTTCGAGCCGCTGTATGTGGTTCCGAAGGACAAGAAGAAGCTGGTCAAGGAGCTCAAGGATGCGCTGAAAGGGGCTGATCAGCTCTTGCTGGCGACGGATGAAGATCGCGAAGGAGAAAGCATCAGCTGGCACCTCCTGCAGCTGCTGGCCCCCAAGATCCCCGTCAAGAGGATGGTCTTCCACGAGATCACGAAGGAGGCGATCGGGCGGGCTCTCGATCAGACCCGCGAGCTTGATATGGAGCTCGTGCATGCCCAGGAAACCCGCCGAATCCTCGACCGATTGGTGGGCTACACCCTCTCCCCGTTGTTGTGGAAGAAGGTGGCCTGGGGGTTGTCAGCGGGCCGGGTTCAGTCGGTGGCAGTGCGTTTGCTGGTGCAGCGGGAACGGGCCCGACGGGCGTTCCGAAGCGGTAGTTACTGGGACCTCAAGGCCGCTTTGGAGAAAGCTGGCACTCGTTTTGAAGCAAAGCTCACCCATCTCGAGGGGCAACGCATTGCCACTGGCAATGATTTCGATGAGAGCACCGGTGGCCTGAAAGACGGCAGCAAGGTGCGGCTTCTCAGCGAGGACGAGGCCCGAAACCTGTCAGCCGCTGTCGAGTCCGCTGGCTGGAGCGTGACGGCCGTGGAGGAGAAACCCACGGTGCGCCGTCCTGTTCCGCCCTTCACCACCAGCACGCTCCAGCAGGAATCAAATCGAAAGTTGCGGCTGTCGGCACGGGAGACCATGCGTTGCGCTCAAGGGCTTTATGAGCGGGGCTTCATCACCTACATGCGAACGGATTCGGTGCACCTGTCGGATCAGGCCATCAGTGCAGCAAGAAGCTGTGTGGAATCCCGCTACGGCAAGGAGTACCTCAGCAAGTCGGTGCGTCAGTTCAGCACCAAGTCCCGCAACGCCCAGGAAGCCCATGAGGCGATCCGCCCCGCCGGCGAGAGTTTCCGGGCTCCCCAAGACACTGGTCTGGACGGGAGGGATCTGGCCCTTTACGAACTGATCTGGAAGCGCACCGTGGCCAGTCAGATGGCTGAGGCCCGTTTGACCATGCTCTCCGTGGATCTCAGCGCTGCAGATGCCGTGTTCAGAGCCAGTGGCAAGCGCATCGATTTCCCAGGGTTTTTCCGTGCCTACGTGGAGGGCAGTGATGATCCGGATGCAGCCCTGGAAGGCCAGGAGGTGCTGCTTCCCTCGCTGAGCGTTGGTGACGCGCCGTCATTGAAGGATGTTGAGGCTCTTGGACACCAGACCCAGCCACCGGCGCGGTTCAGCGAAGCGTCCCTGGTGAAGATGCTGGAGAAGGAAGGCATCGGCCGGCCCTCCACCTACGCCTCGATCATCGGCACGATCGTGGACCGTGGTTACGCCACGCTTCTGAACAACTCCCTCACCCCCAGCTTCACAGCCTTTGCGGTGACATCGCTCCTCGAGGCGCACTTCCCTGATCTGGTGGACCCGGGGTTCACGGCCCGGATGGAGAACACACTCGATGAGATCTCTCATGGGACCGTGCAGTGGCTTCCCTACCTCGAAGAGTTTTACAAAGGCGATCAAGGGCTTGAATCCCAGGTTCATCAACGCGAAGGCGATATCGATCCCGGCGCCTCCCGCACCATTGATCTCGAAGGCTTGCCTTGTGTGGTGCGGATCGGTCGTTTCGGTGCCTACCTGGAGTCGAAACGCGTTGGAGAGGATGGCGAGGAGGAACTGATCAAGGCCACCCTGCCGAGGGAAATCACCCCTGCGGATCTCGATCATGATCAGGCGGAGCTGATCCTCAAGCAGAAGGCCGATGGCCCTGAAGCTTTGGGTGAAGATCCCGAAACGGGCGACCTGGTGTATCTGCTGTTCGGGCAGTACGGCCCTTACGTGCAGCGCGGGCAGGTGAGTGATGAGAACCCGAAGCCCAAGCGTGCCTCCTTGCCCAAGGGCGTGAAGCCTGAGGATCTCAGCCTTGACGATGCACTGGGATTACTGCGCCTGCCGCGTCTGCTGGGGGAGCATCCCGATGGTGGCAAGGTTCAGGCCGGTCTCGGTCGTTTCGGTCCCTATGTGGTGTGGGACAAGGGCAAGGGAGAGAAGGACTACCGATCGCTGAAAGGGGATGACGATGTGCTGGCCGTTGGCCTGACCCGGGCCCTGGAATTGTTGGCGATGCCCAAGCGGGGGCGGGGCGGCCGCACAGCCCTCAAGGACCTGGGGATTCCCGAGGGCAGCGAAGAGACCATCCAGGTGTACGACGGTCCTTACGGCCTGTATGTGAAGCAGGGCAAGGTCAATGCATCGCTTCCCGAGGGCAAGGGCGCTGAGGACATCACCCTGGAGGAAGCGGTGGAGCTGCTGGCTGCGAAGGCCTCAACGAAAAAATCCAGCAGTCGCAACTCCGCTGCCGCCAAAAAGCCTGCGGCGAAGAAACCTGCCGCCAAAAAACCAGCTGCGAAAAAGCCAGCTGCGAAAAAGCCACCGGCCACCACCAAGTCGGGACGCCTTCGGGCCAGTGCGGTGCGGGTGATCCGGCCTGGTGATTCCTGA
- a CDS encoding biotin--[acetyl-CoA-carboxylase] ligase produces MRPVARGGARILRDLRHCGGTHWRLRQLQVCTSTELELVRWLKTQAWSGDQPRAVVSSHQTRSHGQHGRVWLAPRGGVWLSAALPWPHPIRATGLFGLVVALALTEQLESQGVPVRIKWPNDLLVHSRKVAGILPTLVFRGSRVRQARVGIGLNVCNAVPSGGVALKQLLPRGRCRLRCWQGAVLQALDRSMDLARDPAVVVREVERRLWSGRVRDPSSGEDWQVRGLGLDGRLLLAQGTQTCSWTRWGDSNGRSV; encoded by the coding sequence ATGCGCCCGGTCGCCAGGGGAGGCGCTCGCATCCTCAGGGATCTGCGCCATTGCGGCGGCACGCACTGGAGACTGCGGCAATTGCAGGTTTGCACCAGTACAGAACTCGAGCTGGTGCGTTGGCTGAAGACCCAAGCCTGGAGCGGTGATCAACCGCGTGCTGTGGTCTCCTCCCATCAGACCAGGAGCCATGGTCAGCACGGTCGTGTGTGGCTGGCACCGCGGGGCGGTGTCTGGCTCAGTGCGGCCCTGCCTTGGCCGCATCCGATCAGGGCCACTGGGTTATTCGGACTGGTTGTGGCCCTGGCGCTGACGGAACAGCTCGAATCCCAAGGTGTGCCGGTGCGCATTAAATGGCCGAACGACCTGTTGGTGCACTCCAGGAAAGTGGCGGGGATCTTGCCCACGTTGGTGTTTCGCGGGAGCCGGGTCCGGCAAGCCCGCGTTGGGATCGGACTCAATGTGTGCAATGCCGTTCCCTCCGGGGGCGTCGCGCTGAAGCAGCTCCTGCCACGAGGTCGCTGCCGGCTGCGGTGCTGGCAAGGCGCCGTCCTTCAGGCTCTGGATCGGTCGATGGATCTGGCCCGTGATCCCGCTGTTGTGGTGCGTGAAGTGGAGCGTCGGCTATGGAGTGGCAGGGTGCGCGATCCCAGTAGCGGGGAGGATTGGCAGGTTCGAGGGCTCGGGCTGGATGGACGCTTGCTGCTGGCTCAGGGCACCCAGACCTGCAGCTGGACCCGATGGGGTGACAGCAACGGCAGGAGTGTCTAG
- a CDS encoding response regulator transcription factor produces the protein MGAPAAPSIRILLVDDEARLTDLLKMELEVEGYEVVVAADGASGLFHARETPGPDLIVLDWNLPDFSGVDICQRIRTSGVTTPILMLTGHDDISDRVTALDAGVDDYLIKPFSIEELMARLRAMQRRAITFAAVNGDGPQPETMTVGNLSMNTITRDVSRGERVIQLSVKEYELLHFLMRGKGKVLERAEIMRGVWGENFYGDDNLLDVYIRYLRQKVESKELPTLIHTVRGVGFILREEKPASGS, from the coding sequence ATGGGAGCTCCTGCCGCTCCATCCATCCGCATCCTTCTTGTGGATGACGAGGCCCGATTAACGGATCTCCTCAAGATGGAACTGGAGGTGGAAGGGTATGAGGTGGTTGTGGCCGCTGATGGAGCCTCAGGTCTCTTCCATGCCCGAGAAACTCCTGGCCCTGATCTGATTGTTTTGGATTGGAATCTGCCTGATTTCAGTGGTGTTGATATTTGCCAAAGAATTCGAACCAGTGGTGTTACAACACCGATTCTCATGCTCACCGGGCATGACGACATCTCTGATCGGGTCACCGCCTTGGATGCAGGCGTGGATGACTACTTAATCAAGCCCTTTTCCATCGAGGAACTGATGGCCAGGTTGCGGGCCATGCAGCGCCGCGCCATCACCTTTGCGGCCGTCAATGGTGATGGACCACAACCGGAAACCATGACAGTGGGGAACCTCAGCATGAACACCATCACTCGTGATGTGTCCCGAGGTGAACGGGTGATTCAGCTCTCTGTGAAGGAATACGAGCTGCTTCATTTCCTGATGCGCGGCAAGGGCAAGGTGTTGGAGCGTGCCGAAATCATGCGCGGGGTCTGGGGAGAGAACTTCTATGGAGACGACAACCTTCTGGATGTCTACATCCGCTATCTGAGACAGAAGGTGGAGTCGAAAGAACTGCCCACCCTGATTCACACCGTGCGAGGGGTCGGGTTCATCCTCAGAGAGGAGAAGCCCGCGTCAGGCTCCTGA
- the trxA gene encoding thioredoxin, whose product MSAAVSDFTDAGFDQDVLKASGTVLVDFWAPWCGPCRLMVPLMDWAAETYAERLQVGKLEVDGNPATRDAYQVQGIPTLILFRDGAEIGRHEGAIARPQLQAFLDAHL is encoded by the coding sequence GTGTCTGCTGCTGTTTCCGACTTCACCGATGCCGGTTTTGATCAGGACGTCCTGAAGGCATCCGGAACAGTTCTGGTGGATTTCTGGGCGCCTTGGTGCGGTCCCTGCCGGCTGATGGTTCCTCTGATGGACTGGGCGGCCGAAACCTATGCAGAGCGTCTGCAGGTGGGAAAGCTTGAAGTGGATGGCAATCCCGCAACCCGCGATGCTTACCAGGTGCAGGGAATTCCAACGTTGATTCTCTTCCGCGATGGAGCGGAGATCGGCCGTCACGAGGGGGCCATTGCCCGTCCTCAGTTGCAGGCTTTCCTGGATGCTCACCTCTGA
- a CDS encoding M23 family metallopeptidase, producing the protein MALRWLAAPILLTLPLAPAPPSDFPDSAPPIKPEFQTPVAPPQTFDHSLDSLEQNRVITRQERLQIEAGGGGVARPIDVPAFQQACRTGALSKQECRQGVAVRGSDRRRGARVVLNGRDQTTPISVPVSALLTGSTGGFRLESVLAVSPRPAAIPGNGNRQLLFPILGSAITTSGFGWRMHPIVGQWLMHAGKDFAAPEGTPVVAALSGTVLSSGLAGGYGIAVELDHGDPPRRTLYGHLSEIYVQAGQTVRQGEVIGRVGSTGLSTGPHLHFELRRPEGDGWVATDPGDLDLNPLTASGADAVSLLVGQLMNSLERPEASASGA; encoded by the coding sequence TTGGCACTTCGTTGGCTTGCTGCACCGATCCTTCTGACGCTGCCGTTGGCGCCGGCTCCCCCATCGGACTTCCCTGATTCAGCCCCACCGATCAAACCAGAGTTTCAAACGCCAGTTGCTCCTCCACAGACGTTTGATCACTCCCTCGACTCGCTTGAACAAAATCGCGTCATTACGCGGCAAGAACGACTCCAGATCGAAGCCGGCGGAGGAGGTGTCGCGCGTCCCATCGATGTCCCAGCGTTTCAGCAGGCCTGCCGGACGGGCGCCCTTTCGAAGCAGGAATGCCGGCAGGGTGTCGCTGTGCGTGGTAGTGATCGACGCCGTGGTGCACGCGTGGTGCTGAACGGTCGCGATCAAACCACGCCCATTTCCGTGCCGGTGTCCGCTCTTCTGACCGGCTCAACAGGCGGCTTCCGCCTCGAATCGGTCTTGGCGGTCTCGCCTCGTCCGGCTGCGATCCCCGGCAACGGCAACCGACAGCTCCTGTTTCCCATTCTTGGATCGGCCATCACCACCAGTGGGTTCGGCTGGCGCATGCATCCCATCGTGGGGCAATGGTTGATGCATGCAGGCAAGGATTTTGCTGCTCCAGAAGGAACGCCGGTTGTGGCAGCTCTGTCGGGAACCGTTCTGAGCAGTGGTCTTGCTGGTGGTTATGGCATCGCTGTTGAGCTCGACCATGGTGATCCCCCACGGCGGACGCTCTACGGCCACCTCTCTGAGATTTATGTTCAAGCGGGCCAGACCGTGCGCCAGGGAGAGGTGATCGGGCGTGTGGGAAGCACGGGCCTCAGCACTGGACCCCACCTTCACTTTGAGCTGCGTCGCCCTGAAGGTGACGGTTGGGTCGCCACGGATCCCGGCGATCTTGATCTCAATCCACTCACCGCATCGGGTGCCGATGCGGTCTCTCTGCTGGTTGGGCAGCTGATGAACAGTCTCGAACGGCCGGAAGCCTCAGCCTCAGGAGCCTGA
- a CDS encoding NAD(P)H-quinone oxidoreductase subunit N, whose product MPEMGALLLSTTALAAPGELLNLSLNASAVAPEGAVLLAMLATLLVDLAGEKISTRWVPPICYAGLGTALLLLALQWNAPLEPSFLGAFLPDHLAIAFRAVVALSTLLSLMISWRYAEQSGTPVGEYAAILLAATLGGMLLCGATDLVSVFVSLETLSVASYLLSGYMKRDARSSEAALKYLLVGSAAAAVFLYGSSLLYGLSGSTSLEAIGQALLTSPTPLAALALVFVLATVAFKIAAVPFHQWTPDVYEGSPTPVVAFLSVGSKAAGFALALRLLVGCFGSFDTQWKLLFTVLAVLSMTLGNVVALAQTSMKRMLAYSSIGQAGFVMIGLVCGTEDGFAAMVLYTAAYLFMNLGAFACIILFSIRTGSDRIADYAGLYQKDPLITLGLSLCLLSLGGIPPMLGFFGKIYLFFAGWADHQYLLVVVGLITSVISIYYYIGVIKMMVVKEPQEASDAVKAYPPVQWSTLGLPPLRVALVACVVVTAVGGILSNPLFQWASDAVAGTPLLQQAIASVNGSPLG is encoded by the coding sequence ATGCCCGAGATGGGTGCTCTGCTTCTGTCCACCACGGCATTGGCAGCTCCTGGGGAGCTGCTCAATCTCTCGCTGAATGCGAGTGCTGTTGCACCAGAGGGTGCTGTTCTGCTCGCCATGCTGGCCACCCTTCTGGTGGATCTGGCCGGCGAGAAGATCTCCACGCGCTGGGTTCCTCCCATTTGTTACGCGGGTTTGGGGACAGCTCTTCTCCTGCTGGCGCTTCAGTGGAATGCCCCCCTGGAACCCTCTTTCCTCGGAGCTTTTCTGCCTGACCACCTCGCGATTGCCTTCCGGGCTGTCGTGGCGCTTTCCACCCTGCTGTCGCTGATGATCAGCTGGCGATACGCCGAACAGAGCGGAACCCCCGTCGGGGAATATGCGGCGATCCTCCTCGCAGCAACCCTTGGCGGGATGCTTCTCTGCGGAGCCACCGATCTGGTGAGCGTGTTCGTGTCACTGGAGACCCTTTCCGTCGCGAGCTATCTCCTGTCGGGATACATGAAGCGCGATGCCCGCAGCTCCGAGGCCGCTCTTAAATATCTGTTGGTGGGATCGGCCGCGGCCGCGGTCTTCCTTTACGGCTCCTCCCTGCTCTACGGCCTCAGCGGGTCCACAAGCCTTGAAGCGATCGGACAGGCGCTGCTCACCAGTCCCACCCCACTGGCCGCTCTGGCGCTGGTGTTTGTTCTGGCCACCGTGGCGTTCAAGATCGCTGCTGTTCCCTTCCACCAGTGGACACCTGATGTGTATGAAGGCTCACCGACGCCTGTGGTCGCCTTCCTCTCAGTGGGCTCGAAGGCTGCTGGTTTCGCCCTTGCCCTGAGACTTCTCGTGGGATGTTTCGGCAGCTTCGACACCCAGTGGAAGTTGCTGTTCACCGTGCTGGCCGTGCTGAGCATGACCCTGGGCAATGTCGTGGCACTGGCCCAGACCTCAATGAAGCGGATGCTGGCGTACAGCTCCATCGGTCAAGCCGGATTTGTGATGATCGGCCTGGTGTGCGGAACCGAAGATGGTTTCGCAGCCATGGTTCTCTACACGGCGGCCTATCTGTTCATGAACTTGGGCGCCTTCGCCTGCATCATCCTGTTCTCAATCCGCACAGGAAGTGACCGGATCGCTGATTACGCGGGGCTTTACCAGAAAGATCCACTGATCACGCTCGGACTCAGTCTCTGCCTGCTCTCCCTTGGGGGCATTCCCCCGATGCTCGGCTTTTTCGGCAAGATCTATCTCTTCTTCGCCGGCTGGGCTGATCACCAGTACCTGCTGGTGGTCGTTGGTTTGATTACGTCAGTGATCTCGATCTATTACTACATCGGTGTGATCAAGATGATGGTGGTGAAGGAGCCCCAGGAGGCGTCAGACGCCGTGAAGGCCTACCCCCCTGTTCAATGGTCAACGCTTGGGCTTCCCCCCCTGCGCGTCGCCCTCGTGGCCTGTGTGGTGGTGACCGCCGTGGGCGGAATTCTCTCCAATCCCCTCTTCCAATGGGCCAGTGATGCGGTGGCCGGCACGCCCCTGCTGCAGCAGGCGATCGCCAGTGTGAACGGATCTCCCCTTGGCTGA
- a CDS encoding PspA/IM30 family protein produces MGFFDRLSRLVRANANAAVGSMEDPVKILDQSVADMQSDLVKLRQAVAMAIASQKRLRNQADQAETQSRTWYERAELALKKNEEDLAREALTRRKTFQDTATSLSTQVQAQEAQVETLKKSLVALEGKIAEARTKKDMLKARAQAAQAQQQLQSAVNGIGTNSAMAAFERMEDKVQSMEATSQAAAELAGADLESQFAALEGGSDVDDELASLRQQLQGGPEAVALPQADDKVQPVKVAEVDQDLEELRRSIDKL; encoded by the coding sequence ATGGGTTTCTTTGATCGGCTGAGTCGTCTGGTTCGCGCGAACGCCAATGCTGCGGTAGGCAGCATGGAAGACCCCGTCAAGATCCTCGATCAGTCGGTGGCTGATATGCAGTCTGATCTGGTGAAGCTGCGCCAGGCGGTTGCCATGGCCATTGCCAGCCAGAAGCGTCTGCGCAATCAGGCCGATCAAGCCGAGACCCAGTCACGCACTTGGTATGAGCGGGCTGAACTGGCTTTGAAGAAAAACGAGGAGGATCTGGCCAGGGAAGCCCTGACCCGCCGCAAGACCTTCCAGGACACCGCCACATCCCTCAGCACCCAGGTGCAGGCGCAGGAAGCTCAGGTGGAGACCCTCAAGAAGAGCCTTGTCGCTCTCGAGGGAAAGATCGCTGAGGCGCGTACGAAGAAGGACATGCTCAAGGCACGGGCCCAGGCCGCCCAGGCGCAGCAGCAGCTGCAGAGCGCTGTGAACGGCATAGGGACCAACTCCGCCATGGCCGCTTTTGAGCGGATGGAGGACAAGGTTCAGTCCATGGAAGCGACAAGTCAGGCGGCGGCCGAGCTGGCCGGAGCAGACCTTGAAAGCCAGTTCGCTGCCCTGGAAGGTGGCAGCGATGTGGATGATGAACTGGCCTCCCTGCGGCAACAGCTTCAGGGTGGGCCTGAGGCCGTGGCCCTTCCGCAGGCTGATGACAAGGTGCAGCCCGTGAAGGTCGCCGAAGTGGATCAAGATCTCGAGGAACTTCGGCGTTCCATCGACAAGCTCTGA